The genomic segment ATGCCTCCGGCGCGAGCGCCTGCCTGTGCGGCATTGGCGGGCTGTCCGGCCTGGGCCGGCGTCGAGGCGGGGCGATCGGCGGAGCGCGAAAAACTGCCGATATTACCGCCGCCGCCCATGCGGCGCGCCTCGGCATATTCAATGGCAAGGCCGAAGCCCATCATGCCCACCAGCAGCATCACAAACAGATTGCGCATCGTACGAGGTCTCTTCATCGGTCATCGGTAGGCTTCTAGAATACCCTGTTGCGGGGCTATGCTGAATGCCCGCAGGTCGAGATGAGGACGCACAATGCGCATGGTGCTGGAAGAGAGTCTGGTGATGCTGGTCGATCTGCAGGCGCGGCTGCTGCCGGTGATCGATGGCGGTGAGCAAGCGGTTACCGAGGCGGTGTGGCTGGGCCGTCTGGCTACGCAGGTGGAGGTGCCGGTTTGGTTGACCGAGCAGTATCCGGCAGGCCTTGGGCATAGCGACCCGCGCTTGCTCGAGGCGTTACCGCATGCGCAGTGCTGGCAGAAGTCACACTTCGGCGCAATGGACGAGGCGCCGCTAGCCGAGGCGCTGGCGGCCAGCGGCCGTCGCCAGGTCGTGCTGTGCGGCGCAGAGGCGCATATTTGCGTGCTGCAGACCGCCCTTGGCCTGCTCGAGGCGGGCTACGCGGTGTTCTGGCTGGATGAGGCCACGGTCAGCCGCCGTCGTGACGAGGCGCGACTGGCTCGGCAGCGGGCCGTCCAAGCGGGAGCGGTGGCGGTAAGTGCCGACATGGTCGCCTATGAGTGGCTCAAGCGCTGCGACGATGCGCGCTTCAAGGATATCCACCGCCGTTTCCTGCGTGAACGCGCAGTTCGCCCGCTGAACTTCAGCTAGCGCCCTCTTCGCGGGTGAATACCAGCGTCTTGCCTTCAGACATGGCGGCATTATAGCGATAGCCGGCGACATCGAAGTGCTTGAGGTCTTCGGCATCGTTGAGGCGCTGGCGAATGATCCAGGCGCTCATCAGCCCGCGGGCCTTCTTGGCATAGAAGCTGATGATCTTGTACTGGCCGTTCTTGGCATCCTTGAACACCGGGGTGATGACCTCGGCGTCGAGGGCCTTGGCGTCGATGGCCTTGAAGTACTCGTTGGAGGCCAGGTTGACCAGCACCCGTGAACCGCTACGCGCAATGGCCTGGTCGAGCTCGCGGGTGAGGGTCTGCTTCCAGAAGGCGTAGAGGTCCTTGCCGGCCGCATTTGGCAGGCGAGTGCCCATCTCCAGGCGATAGGGCTGGATCAGGTCGAGCGGCTTGAGCAGGCCGTAGAGGCCGGAAAGAATACGCAGATGCTCTTGCGCGAAGACGTTGTCCTCCTCACTGAAGGTCTCGGCCTCCAGGCCAGCGTAGACGTCGCCCTGGAAGGCCTGGGCGGCCTGCTTGGCGTTGTCGAGGTCGAACGGCGGCTGCCACTCGGCGAAGCGGGCGGCGTTGAGGCCGGCCAGCTTGTCACTGATACCCATCAGTTCCGAGAGCCGCTGCGGAGAGTAGTCGCGCAGGATGTCGATCAGCTGCTGGCTGTGGTCGAGGTAGTCCGGCAGGCTGTGGGTCGTGGTCGAGGGCGAGGTCTCGAAATCGAGTGTCTTGGCGGGGGATATGACGCTCAGCATGGGGCGCTCCTTGTAACCCGAAATGTTGGCGCCAGTATATCAAGCCCGCTGGGTGGGCGCGGCTATCGCGATGATAGGCCGCGCCTCGGGTCTCAGGGGCAGGGATTGGGCAAGCGGCGATGAACCGCCTCGATGGCCTCGATCACTTCCTGATCGAGCCTCAGCGACTCGCTGGCCAGGTTGGCCTCGAGCTGCTCCATGTTGGTGGCGCCGATGATATTGCTGGTCAGGAACGGACGTGAGTTGACGTAGGCCAGCGCCATTTGGGCGGGATCAAGGCCGTGTTCGCGGGCGATATGCACATAGGCGCGCGTAGCGTCTTCGGCGACCTCGGAGGTGTAGCGCTTGAAGCGTTCAAAGAGCGTCAGGCGGCCCTTGGGCGGGCGAGCACCGTCGAGGTACTTGCCGGACAGCACCCCGAAACCCAGCGGAGAATAGGCCAGCAGGCCGACACCCTCGCGGTGGGCGATCTCGGCCAGGCCCACCTCGAAGCTGCGATTGAGCAGGTTGTAGGGGTTCTGTACGCTGGCAACGCGGGGCACACCGATCGTCTCAGCCAGCCGCAGGCAGCGCATCACGCCCCACGGCGTCTCGTTGGAGAGGCCAATGGCGCGCACCTTGCCGGCATCTACCAGTTCCTTGAGCGCAGCCAGGGTCTCTTCAAGCGGGATGGCATCCTCATCCTCGTCGTGCTCATAGCCGAGGCGGCCAAAATAGTTGGTACTGCGATCCGGCCAGTGCAACTGGTAAAGGTCGATATAGTCGGTCTGCAGCCGAGCCAGGCTGGCGTCTACCGCCTTGTGAATGTGTGCGTGGGACATGCGCGGACCGCCGCGGATATGCTCGAGGCCGGGCCCCGCCGCCTTGGTGGCGATGATCACGTCGTCGCGGGCGCCGCGGCGCTTGAGCCAGCTACCGATATAGGCCTCGGTGCGGCCCTGGGTGTCGGCCTTGGGCGGCACCGGGTACATCTCGGCGGTGTCGATGAAGTTGATGCCGAACGCCACGGCGCGGTCGAGCTGCTCATGGGCTTCGGCCTCGCTGTTCTGCTCGCCAAAGGTCATGGTGCCAAGGCATAGCCGACTGACGTCGATACCGGTGTCGCCAAGGGGTCGAATCTGCATTCGTCACTCCGGGTCGGGAAAAGAACGGAACAGGTGCCAAAGGCATGGTAGCGGGGGGCTACCAAAGCGGCAAATCTCCGGGGTTGAGTCGCCTGTGCAGGGGGCGTATGCTTGCGACCCGTTGGCCCGGCGGAGCCCGAAGAGCCAGTCGTCAAGCGCGTGATGATCAGGTACAGGGTAGTGCCGGCAGGATCATCGCACCGTTTACAGGATCAAGGTTGTTTGCCATGCCGCAGGCATCTTCACTGTTCACCCGTCTTGAGTATCGCCTGGCGGAGCAGCTGTTTCATACCCGTTGGCTGCCGCGCTCGCCGCGCACTCAGCGTCTGACCATGCATCTCTTCCAGCGCTGTGCCGATGCCGGCCATACGGCAGCGCTGTCGGTGTACGGCCACATGCTGTTTCATCGTGGTGCCAGCCCCCAGGACAAGGCCAAGGGGGCGCGCTATGTGCTGCAGGCCGCCCACAGCGGCGATGAGCGCGCCCAGTACCAGGCCGGCGCGATCTACGAGCACGGTTGCGCCCAGTATCCGCGGCGTGACGACCACGCGGTGACCTGGTATGCGCGTGCCGGGGAAGCCGGTCATGCGCTGGCGGCGGCACGCTTGGCCGACGCCTATCGCCACGGGCAGCTGGGGTTGGCGGTCGACTGTCAGCGCGCCGAGTACTGGCAGCGCCTGGCTGACCAGCATGCCGGCATCGATATACCCGAGGCGGCCACCCGCCACTAGTGACCGCAGTGCGCTTAGCCCTTACCCTATAGGCCTGATCGAGCGCTCGATCGGGCCTATGCCTTTTAAGAGGATGCCTACCACGTGGCCTTGCCTACCCTGCTGGATATCGAAGCGTCCGGGTTCGGACGCGGCAGCTACCCGATCGAGGTAGGCTTGGCGCGGGCAGACGGCTCAAGCTGCGCGTTTCTGATCCAGCCGTTGGATGAGTGGACCCACTGGGATCCCAAGGCCGAGCTGCTGCACGGCATCTCGCGCAATCGGCTGAACCGCGAGGGGCATCCGGTGATCGAGGTGGCACGCTGGCTCAATGACGAGCTGGCCGAGGAGGGCGTCGCCTACAGCGACAGCTGGGGCTACGACAACACCTGGCTATCGCTGCTGTTTCACCATGCTGGGATGTTGCCGCGTTTCCGCCTCGAGGCGCTGCGCCGCCTGCTGTGCGACGAGCAGCTGGCACTGTGGCAGGCCACCAAGGAAACCCTGATCCGCGAACGTGGTATTCAGCGCCACCGTGCCGGGGAGGATGCGCGGCTGCTGCAGCTCACCTATGCCCGCACCCGGGCGCTGGTGGATGCCCGCGCGGCACATCGCCGGCGCGGGAGCTAGATCAGCCGGCCAGGTGGTTGTCCAGGTGGTCCAGCAGCGCAGCGGGTGTCTCGGCCGAGAGCAGCTTGGCGCGAGTCTCTGGATTGAGGAAGCCGTGGGCCACGGTGCTGTCGAGAAAGCCCAGCAACGGTGCATAAAAGCCCTGGGTGTCGAGTACGCCGATGGGTTTCTCGTGCAGGCCGAGATATTGCCAGGTCCAGGCCTCGAACAGCTCCTCCAGGGTGCCGATGCCGCCGGGCAGGGCGATGAAGGCGTCGGCGCGGGCCGCCATGCTGGCCTTGCGTTCATGCATGTTGGCCACGCGAATCAGTTCGGTGAGGCCGTGGTGGGCCTGCTCACGCTCGACCAGGTGGTGCGGCATCACGCCGATCACTTCCCCGCCCTCGGCCATGGCGGCATCCGCCAGTGCCCCCATCAGGCCGATGCGCGCCCCGCCGTAGACCAGCCGATGACCGCGCCGGGCGATCTCGGCGCCCAAGGCTTCGGTGGCAGTGCGAAAAGCTGGCTCGCGACCCTCGCGTGAGCCGAGATAGACACAGATATTGGCCATGACGCCCTCCTTGAATGGCCCTCTATCCTAGCATCGTCCTGGACTCAGGGCAGGCAGTCGGCGATGCCGTACTCGGCGTCCAGCCACTGGCCGATCACGTTGTGTCCGCACAGGTGGTGCGCGTACTGGGTGTGCAGGCAGCGCACCTGATCCCAGTTGGCGATACCGCCGATACCGCGCTCGCGGAGCAGCGCCGCATAGCCGAGTCGCTCGGCCTCGGCCTGCTGCTCGCTGGGCATGTGCTGCCAGCGCTGGGTGACGTAGTCGCGATGGCAGTCGTGGTAGGCGGCGAGAAAGGCCGGATCTTCCTGCAGGCGTGCCTCCAGTGACTTGATGACCCCGGCGGCCTCGAGGTGCGAAATCTCGACCTTGAGGCGCTCGGAGCTGAGCCAGTAGAGGGTCGGGAAGGGCTTGCCATCGATGATCGAGGCCATCCTCAGCACCAGCGGCGTGCCCTCGACGTCGGTGGCCGCCAGGGCCTGGATGCCACGCGGCATGCGGCCCAGCTGTTGGGTGATGGTCGTCAGCTGGCGTTCATCAGGTATCGTGTCGGGGTGGAGCACCATCGTCGGGATCTCGCAGGAATTTGTTCGAGCGGCCCACGGCGCGAAAGAATGCCTGGTTGAGCTGCACCGGGGTCGCCACGTAGCGCCACTGGCGCTCGCAGTACTCGGCGGCGCGGGCCATCAGCACGTCGTAGAGACGATTGAACGGGGCATCATAATCGTAGGGATCGGCCCCGAACAAGCGGATGTGCGGGTAGTCGGCGAAGCGCTCCATGAAGTAGCGCTCCAGGTCGGCTTCCACCGCACGGTGCTGGGCGGTGTTGTCGGGGTCCAGCCAGAGATTGTAGCGGATCACCATGGGGCTCCCGGCGCATGGGCGTGACGTTGAGACAGCATAATCCGGCGTTCGGCTCGCTTAGCGCGCCAGCGGGGCGAGCTTGGCGCCGGTCAGGGCGATCAGGTCGGCGCTGGCCAGGGCAATCTCCAGGCCGCGCCGCCCGCCGCTGACGTACAGCGGGTCAAGGCCCGCGGCGCTGGCGTCGATAAAGGTCGCCAGGCGCTTCTTCTGGCCCAGCGGACTGATGCCGCCGAGCACATAGCCGGTAGCGCGTTCAGCGTCGCCGGGCTCGGCCATGCTGGCCTTGCGCGCGCCGGCGGCCCGCGCCAGCGCCTTGAGGTCGAGCTGGGCGCTAACCGGCACCATGGCCACCACCAGGCGGCCATCGTCGAGCTGCGCCAGCAACGTCTTGAACACGCTCTGCGGAGCCAGGCCGAGCGCCTCGGCGGCCTCCAGGCCGTAGGCCGGGGCGCGTGGGTCGTGGGGGTAGTCGAGCACGCGGTGGGTCACCTTGGCGCGTGCCAGCGCCTTGATCGCCGGGGTCATGCGCGGGCCTCCCGGTTCAGCCGCTGCGTTCGCCGCCATGCCAGCCACTGCGACCAGCCCAGCAGCCACAGTGTGGCCATCACAAAGCCGATCAGCGTCCCCCAGGCCAGCCCCAGAGTAGCGTAGGTCAGCGAGACGCATAGCGTATAGCTGAGCAGCGACCCGAGGCCCGCAGGGAAGTGCTTGATCACCGTCGCCACCGGTGCTGCGCCGTGGGCCAGGTGC from the Halomonas sp. 1513 genome contains:
- a CDS encoding isochorismatase, with the protein product MRMVLEESLVMLVDLQARLLPVIDGGEQAVTEAVWLGRLATQVEVPVWLTEQYPAGLGHSDPRLLEALPHAQCWQKSHFGAMDEAPLAEALAASGRRQVVLCGAEAHICVLQTALGLLEAGYAVFWLDEATVSRRRDEARLARQRAVQAGAVAVSADMVAYEWLKRCDDARFKDIHRRFLRERAVRPLNFS
- a CDS encoding peroxide stress protein YaaA, translated to MLSVISPAKTLDFETSPSTTTHSLPDYLDHSQQLIDILRDYSPQRLSELMGISDKLAGLNAARFAEWQPPFDLDNAKQAAQAFQGDVYAGLEAETFSEEDNVFAQEHLRILSGLYGLLKPLDLIQPYRLEMGTRLPNAAGKDLYAFWKQTLTRELDQAIARSGSRVLVNLASNEYFKAIDAKALDAEVITPVFKDAKNGQYKIISFYAKKARGLMSAWIIRQRLNDAEDLKHFDVAGYRYNAAMSEGKTLVFTREEGAS
- a CDS encoding NADP(H)-dependent aldo-keto reductase, with product MQIRPLGDTGIDVSRLCLGTMTFGEQNSEAEAHEQLDRAVAFGINFIDTAEMYPVPPKADTQGRTEAYIGSWLKRRGARDDVIIATKAAGPGLEHIRGGPRMSHAHIHKAVDASLARLQTDYIDLYQLHWPDRSTNYFGRLGYEHDEDEDAIPLEETLAALKELVDAGKVRAIGLSNETPWGVMRCLRLAETIGVPRVASVQNPYNLLNRSFEVGLAEIAHREGVGLLAYSPLGFGVLSGKYLDGARPPKGRLTLFERFKRYTSEVAEDATRAYVHIAREHGLDPAQMALAYVNSRPFLTSNIIGATNMEQLEANLASESLRLDQEVIEAIEAVHRRLPNPCP
- a CDS encoding Rossman fold protein, TIGR00730 family, with the translated sequence MANICVYLGSREGREPAFRTATEALGAEIARRGHRLVYGGARIGLMGALADAAMAEGGEVIGVMPHHLVEREQAHHGLTELIRVANMHERKASMAARADAFIALPGGIGTLEELFEAWTWQYLGLHEKPIGVLDTQGFYAPLLGFLDSTVAHGFLNPETRAKLLSAETPAALLDHLDNHLAG
- a CDS encoding aminoacyl-tRNA deacylase; this encodes MTPAIKALARAKVTHRVLDYPHDPRAPAYGLEAAEALGLAPQSVFKTLLAQLDDGRLVVAMVPVSAQLDLKALARAAGARKASMAEPGDAERATGYVLGGISPLGQKKRLATFIDASAAGLDPLYVSGGRRGLEIALASADLIALTGAKLAPLAR